Proteins from one Ketobacter alkanivorans genomic window:
- a CDS encoding cation transporter — MTTRCGGHCQSDATENTSQTAEIHDTAHGGFVSEYHVPKMDCPSEEGMIRMALDSTEPKVTLEFDTPKRKVRVYHGDNADLIEKRMQSVGLGARLVSTTPVASEPLVRAQASAKQEAEREAGILKWLLAINGIMFAIEITVGWWAQSTGLIADSLDMFADAAVYGVALYAVGHSVRMKLRAAHFSGWLQIILALGALGEVVRRLVFGSEPVSTLMMSFGLVALVANVTCLLLIAKSRDNGAHMKASWIFSANDVIANLGVILAGGLVAWTGSRYPDLLIGLIIGVVVLNGARRILQLKS, encoded by the coding sequence ATGACAACCAGATGCGGTGGCCATTGCCAAAGTGACGCGACGGAGAACACGTCCCAGACTGCCGAGATACACGATACTGCTCATGGCGGCTTTGTTAGTGAGTATCATGTTCCCAAGATGGACTGTCCTTCAGAGGAAGGCATGATCCGTATGGCATTGGACAGTACGGAACCTAAAGTCACATTGGAATTCGATACCCCCAAGCGCAAGGTGCGTGTCTACCATGGTGATAACGCTGACCTTATTGAAAAAAGAATGCAATCAGTCGGTCTGGGCGCGAGGCTGGTAAGCACAACGCCCGTCGCCAGCGAGCCCCTCGTCCGTGCACAGGCCTCCGCAAAGCAGGAGGCAGAAAGAGAAGCTGGTATTCTCAAGTGGCTACTGGCAATCAATGGCATCATGTTTGCCATTGAAATCACCGTTGGCTGGTGGGCACAATCCACTGGTTTGATTGCGGACTCCCTGGATATGTTCGCTGATGCCGCCGTTTACGGCGTGGCGCTGTATGCCGTAGGGCACAGTGTGCGGATGAAGTTGCGCGCAGCTCATTTTTCCGGTTGGCTTCAGATCATTCTCGCCTTGGGCGCTTTGGGCGAGGTGGTAAGGCGATTGGTATTTGGTAGTGAACCGGTTTCCACTTTGATGATGAGCTTCGGCCTTGTCGCCTTGGTGGCCAATGTGACCTGTCTGCTGTTGATTGCTAAAAGTCGGGATAATGGTGCCCATATGAAAGCTAGCTGGATATTCTCCGCCAATGACGTGATTGCCAATCTAGGGGTGATCCTTGCCGGTGGATTGGTGGCTTGGACCGGTTCTCGCTATCCGGATCTGTTGATTGGTCTCATTATTGGTGTCGTTGTCCTAAACGGAGCACGACGTATTTTGCAGCTAAAATCCTGA
- the cadR gene encoding Cd(II)/Pb(II)-responsive transcriptional regulator, translating into MKIGELAKRTDCSVQTIRYYEKEQLLCTTQRSDGNFRLYDEAAIEQLLFIKLCRNLDLSLSEIRQLLTLKRSPGAQCDQVNRMMDEHIQQVETRIQELVELRKHLKVLRRSCSSERTIEQCGILQTLTTDQHKNR; encoded by the coding sequence ATGAAGATTGGCGAGCTGGCAAAAAGGACGGATTGCTCGGTGCAAACTATCCGTTACTATGAAAAAGAACAGTTGCTGTGCACGACTCAGCGTAGTGACGGCAATTTTCGACTTTACGATGAAGCTGCTATCGAACAGCTGCTATTTATCAAGCTCTGCCGCAACCTGGATCTCAGTTTGTCCGAGATCCGCCAGTTACTCACATTAAAACGCTCTCCGGGCGCGCAATGTGATCAAGTCAATCGCATGATGGATGAGCACATTCAACAAGTAGAAACACGCATTCAGGAGCTGGTTGAACTGCGCAAGCATTTGAAAGTGCTTCGCCGCAGCTGCTCCAGTGAAAGGACGATCGAACAGTGCGGCATCTTGCAGACGTTAACCACTGATCAGCATAAAAATCGGTAA
- a CDS encoding GDCCVxC domain-containing (seleno)protein has translation MMPKVILQSELTCPECGHKKMETMPTDACQWFYECKQCQTLLKPKAGDCCVYCSYGSVPCPPIQLAPESKGKGDCCGA, from the coding sequence ATGATGCCAAAGGTGATTTTGCAGTCAGAGTTGACTTGTCCCGAATGCGGCCATAAAAAAATGGAAACCATGCCGACTGACGCCTGCCAATGGTTCTACGAGTGCAAACAGTGTCAAACCTTGTTGAAACCCAAAGCGGGTGACTGCTGTGTATATTGTTCTTATGGCTCCGTGCCTTGTCCGCCGATTCAACTCGCACCAGAAAGTAAGGGCAAAGGCGACTGTTGCGGCGCTTAA
- the merP gene encoding mercury resistance system periplasmic binding protein MerP — translation MQKIILSLALTIASFSAWAKPQTITLDLPTMNCAMCPITVKKALTRVQGVTKAEVSYEHKQAVVTFEDSLTNVDRLVEATTNAGYPSTIVKKETP, via the coding sequence ATACAGAAAATCATTCTCAGTCTCGCATTGACCATCGCCAGCTTCTCGGCCTGGGCCAAGCCACAAACCATCACGCTGGATCTGCCAACCATGAACTGTGCCATGTGCCCGATCACGGTTAAAAAGGCGCTGACCAGGGTCCAAGGCGTGACAAAAGCCGAGGTCAGTTATGAGCATAAGCAAGCCGTAGTGACCTTTGAGGATTCTCTGACCAACGTTGACAGATTGGTCGAAGCGACCACCAATGCCGGTTATCCGTCAACCATCGTAAAAAAGGAAACACCATGA
- a CDS encoding mercuric transporter MerT family protein, translating to MAGKESFTNTRLPIIGGITAAIGASLCCVGPFLLLSLGISGAWIGNLTVLEPYRPVFIMLVMLLFSWAGWQVYQPVEVCEPGTACAVPQTRKRRQMVFWIAVIVALVLVTSAYWIPLFA from the coding sequence ATGGCAGGAAAAGAGTCATTCACCAACACAAGGCTACCTATCATCGGTGGCATTACCGCTGCCATCGGCGCGAGCCTATGTTGTGTTGGGCCTTTCCTGCTCTTGTCACTGGGTATCAGCGGGGCCTGGATCGGTAACTTGACTGTATTGGAGCCCTACCGTCCCGTATTCATCATGCTTGTTATGTTGTTGTTCAGTTGGGCGGGCTGGCAGGTTTATCAACCGGTCGAGGTCTGTGAACCGGGAACCGCCTGCGCTGTGCCGCAAACTCGGAAACGGCGGCAAATGGTTTTCTGGATCGCGGTAATCGTCGCGCTGGTTCTTGTTACCAGTGCCTACTGGATTCCTCTGTTCGCATGA
- the merR gene encoding Hg(II)-responsive transcriptional regulator, which translates to MNENYTIGQLAKAAGVNVETIRYYERRGLIRQPPKPAEGYRTYPNATLAGILFIKRAQELGFTLEEINNLLSLGESHCSEVQELAEAKLASVREKINDLHRLEQVLEELVTQCRTNPDNAACPIVESLQPDPRQ; encoded by the coding sequence ATGAACGAAAACTACACCATTGGCCAGTTAGCCAAGGCAGCAGGTGTCAACGTCGAAACCATCCGCTACTACGAACGCCGTGGTTTGATCCGTCAACCACCCAAACCCGCCGAGGGATACCGTACTTACCCAAACGCAACCTTGGCTGGAATTTTATTCATCAAACGTGCCCAGGAACTGGGTTTTACGCTGGAGGAGATCAACAACCTGCTGTCATTGGGCGAGTCGCATTGCTCGGAAGTCCAGGAACTGGCCGAAGCAAAGCTGGCCAGCGTGCGTGAAAAAATTAACGATCTGCACCGCCTGGAACAGGTGTTGGAAGAACTCGTCACACAGTGCCGGACCAATCCTGATAATGCGGCTTGTCCTATTGTTGAATCCCTCCAACCTGATCCTCGTCAATAA